CGCCAGTTCGTCGAGCCCGTTCGGTCACCAAGTTCCCCGGCCTCAAGTAGCGCCCATGCACCTTCTTCCTTGAATTCGTCTGCTTCAAAGAGCTTTTTCAAGCGAACTGCCGGAGGGTCGAGCTTCAGTGCCTCAGAAAGTTCAAGTCTTTCGGAGTCCATTAGGTCCGAGGCTGAGATCCTATATACGTCGCCAGTGCTTTGTCCGGTCTTTGCCGGCATGACCATAACAGGGAAAATGTCTGCGGCGGCATATGCGAGTTCAAGCAAGAGCAACAAACACATCGCCTGATGAACTTGCTCAACCGGCGACTTAGACGTCGCCGTTTGTTGACCCTGCCGGATCAGAGTCTGCCATGACGCGATTTTTCCGCGCATAGTGGGGAAGAGTTTGGCGGCTTCGCGCCATTCCCAAAGGTCGACTTGGGTTTGTGCAATGTCGATAGAACTCTCCAGCAACCAAGAGAGCGGGGGTTCGGCGTCGGCATCATCGCAGGTGGCGAAATCCCAAGTTTCATCGTCGGAGCCAGGGGTTCGATAAGGCTTCAGGCGGTAGTTAAGGTGCTCGCCGCACAGATAGTACGTTAGGTTGTCTCCGACTTCGCTTTTGCAGGCAATGAAACTCGCGTTCTGGGATATGTCGTTGAAAAAGAATTCAATCTGTTCTGCCAGCTCTGCGTTTTCGATGGTATAGTTGCTCGCGGCGCGGATCTTCCTCGTTAACTTTGAATTTTCGCCAAGGCGCAACGCAATATGGAATTTCGCGTCCTTTCCGGCGGCCTCAGATCCGTAGAAATTTATTATTTCCTCCACACGTCCCAGCAGTTGCTCGCCATCTAGGCGATCGATGTGGAGAAGCCCCAACATCGTACGGAGTAAGCGAACCTCTAGAGTGGAGGCGTGATCCGCCACGGAGGACGGAACAAGGTTCATGTCCGCCAACCGCTCTGCAGGAATGTCGAGGGTCTGGGCTATGACTAGCGCAAGGTCATACCAGTCGCCGGCGAAAGAAGCAGCTGGCCGCCTACGTGGAGCCTCCCGCACCCCTTTCTTATCAGTAGTAGTCTCGGCTATCCGCATAGACCACTCAAAGCCGGTCAATCGAAAATCCGGTTCCGCCGAGAAATTTGAGATGACTGACCAAGGATCAATGTTTCTGTGAATAGCTCCCTGCGAGTGAAGTAAATCCAGGCCTCTGATGACACGGCGGAAATTTTGCCACAGCACCGCGCGGGTTTGCGGTGTCCTGTTTGTAGCTAGCAGCTTCGGCAAAGTCTTACGCCGGTATGCGACTGCTAGCGGTACGCCTTCTCCAGCATCAAGGACTAGATAAAAGCCGGAGTTATCGCGCCCATTTGCCACCATGCGCACAATTAGATCGTTTGCCTCAGGTAACGCGCCGAGCGTATGGAGTTGTCGGATTTCACTCCTCCATATCTCCTCAAGATCACGGTCGATACGGGCCGATTGAGCGGGCCAAAACTTAATCAGGATATTGCGACCGTCTTCATCCACACCCGGCCAAATGCCTGGCCGACCAGTCGATCTATCTGGCTCAAGCAGGGTATCCTCTGCCATTTGATAGCCGCTGAGAAAATTCGGTTTTTTGCTACGTTTGGTGTTCATCAGAGCTTATTCTTTTTGGTAATGGTCGAAGACTGCCACAGAAGCGCTTATAGTAAATCCTCTGCATCGAAATTTCCCCAAGAAGTTGCGGCAGAGCTATGTTGGAACATCGCCGAGTGCGGTCACGGTGACGAGCATTCTGCAAATGCTACCCGAGGCACAATCCTATTGCTGTCCGTGCTTACGAGACGAATCCTTGCGATACCTGGCCAAAATAAATAGGGCAGGCTGTGCCGTTCAAACCAAACAAACGACCGAGCAAAAGAAGCCTGCGAGGAACGCTACCTCATAGGTCCGCGATACCGGAGCACCTTCGTCAACGCGAACAATCTCCCGAGCATGATCTCCCGATCGAAACCGCAGGCTACGAGCAATGTTCGCGAGCCCGACAAATAGAGGGCGGAACCCGAAGCCGTGTCCGTCTTCTGTATAATAGCGTGAGACGCCTTCCGAGAGGACCAGTTCGATCGCGCGTCCGTGATCGGTCAAGTCAGCGTATGCCGGGTTTGACTTCAAACTCGCAAGGACGCCAACACCGTGGTCGGCGACGATAAATTCAAACCTTTTTGGCTCGAGACTGAAGGCGATATAGCCAGTGTCGCTCTTTTGGCTGTGGTCAACGACATTGCTCCAAAGTTCATCAATAGCTGCAAGAAACTTGCCGCTGTGGTCGTTTGAAAATCCAGCATTGATGCTCAGGCGCTTTAGCCGGTTGATCATGTCCGTCCAAACGAGTGGGTTGGAGATCATCGTCGAAACGGGCACTAGCCCGAAGGGGTGCGGGTCTTCGACAAGCCACGGCATCTCTCCGTGTGTGATGAAGCGCCGGAAGTGCCGCGGATCCAGCCATTCCGACTCTGACTGTTCCAGCAGAAGCTTCGGGAAGATATGGACGAGCTCAAGAAAGGCCCCTACAGACTGAGCAGTGCAGGGGGGAATATCCGCGTTGTCGATGGCGCCGCTCTGCAACGCCAGAGAAATATCCTCGACGAGATCAAGTGTGAGCGTTTCGATGAATCACCTTTAGACTGACGCCATATCATGGTCATAAAAGCGCCCGCGAAGAAAGAGGTTCTGTTCGCTTAGGTTGTGTCGCAGCATATCGTCGACTTCGGAGGGGATCTTTGTCTGAGTCGCAACCCACTCAAGCTTTGTATTACCGGAACGCTTTGCACGCTGGCGCTTTATCGTCTTCATATAAGCCATCGTATCAATGTAGATCACCTTCCGGAAATCCGGCTGAAGGTGGGCTATGACGTCTGGGTCTCCGCGGACAATGATATCGAGCGGCCGGTCAGCGGTCTGAGCGATCTTACGCAAGCCGTCGATATGAAACTTACGGCGCGCCTTCTTACCTGCGCCTGTGATGAATTCGTAGGCGATGATACCGACCTCGCTCCGCGAGCGCACGAAATCCGCCCAACGCTCGAAGTCTTTCAATGTCCTCGAGTTAACGTGGAGAGCGCAGGCGATGCCATGCTTCTCAAATTCACTCCAGACTATCGCAATGCGTTTCATCGCGTGCAAGTCATCTGTCCGCGGCTTGTCAAGCACAAGACTGAAGTTTGGAGCGGTGACAAGCTGAATGTCCAAATCACGAAGTTGCCGAAGGACGTTGGAGCGGCGATCTTGCAAAGTCCACCAAGGCTCGATCCTTTCGTCATGATCGACGCCGCTGAGGATGAGGTCAGCCGACGGATCGATCTTGAACGCTTGGCAAAGATGATCGCGTGTGCGAAAACGAACCTCGCCACGGGCAAAATCAACCACATCGTGAAACCTCAGAGCAAAGGCTGATCCGGATACGGGGCGATCCCGACCGGTCCGATGGTAGATCAATTGCACGACGTCGTGCTCGATTGTCCGATAACTTCCGGTCACGCGCGGAATATTTGCGAGATCGAATCCAAGGATTTCACGCAGCTGATCGACGTACTGGACCGGATTTTTCACGCAAACATTAGCGCACTCGTTTGGCTTCCCACAACAAAAGTCCAGACAATCCAAGATCGAATCCCGCACCGATAGTCCCCCGCACCACTCAAATTTCGTGCAGTTTCCGCATCCGAGGGCGAGCGAATGCGCAAACGGATCATCCGTGAGCGCGCGCACAAGTACTTCATTGCTACGTGGATCTAGCAAAGCGACACCTCCGCTTTGCCCGAGAGTTTCATGACGCGTCGAACAACTCCGCCGGCCGTACCGCCGCTGTTTGAAAGATTGGTCAGGACCTCAGGGCTGGGCTTTTCGTAGACGCCAACGACGTTGTTGTCGCTGCTTACGGTGATCGAGGCTTTGCTTAACTCAATAATCAGCCTGTCACCTTCTTTTACGACCGCGCCCTTCTTAAGCGAGATCATGGCGCAGCGGGGCTGATCGGTGGGCTGCTGCGTAAACAGGTCGGGCGTCGCGAGTTCGACGCGCTTTCGGTCTATATGCTTTCGTATCGTCGTTCGAGTTCGCGTCAGAAACTCAATTCCCATTAGCGCGCTCCGTTAACAATGGACGGTAGTATTTCGATCTACCCTTGGTGTATTCCCGAATGATTCCGCGTGATGCTAAGCCAGTCAAACGGTTATTCCATGCCGTCGTACTTTTAGTTTTTTCGACCTCGCCGAACTGTTCCATCAAAGAGTTGGCATCGACTTCATCGAACTTTAAGACAAGTTCGAAGGTCATCTGTTGCTTTGGATCGAGGCTGCCAACCAGCTCGACGTTCGACGTGACACCGTCATCCGTAAGCTCACAGGCTACGATGGCGTCGTTCTTGGCATGAGCTATTACCGACAGTTCATCCCAGACATCGGAATTCGCGTTGGCAACGACCGGGTAATAGGACGAGCTCTTCGTTCGCAGATAAGCCTTAAGGGCAAAGACAGACTCGCGAAGATAACTCGCGGTGGCCACCGCTACACCACCGAAGTCCAGGAAGAGCGGTTGCGGAATGACGATTTCGTCCGGGATACTTTTGATCATCTCGGCGAAAGCGATCTTCCCATTAACGGCTCCCGCAAGGACGGGATTATCGGATACTTGTATCAACGAGATTCTCACAATGCTCACCTTTCTCACGTGATATAGGTGAGATATAGGGATTACAGGTCAACTCGTCAAGAGTAGCCCGGCCGAGGGGCATTCCGGTCAATTTGCACTAGCGCGATCGAAGGAAATACGCCTACGGACCAAACTAGGCGAAAAGCTCGATTATTTGAATTTTTCCCCGACGTGACCGATGCCGTTCCGCGTAAGCCATTGAAAACGATGTTGATTTCACAAGTTCTATTTTAAAAAATTAATTCGGCAAAAAATGTTGACATCTTGGACGCCTCGATGTTATAAGAACAATGGGTCTATCTAACCTCATGGTGGTTGACTAGCGTATGTGCATGGACTATTCTAGTCCTGGTCGCGTTTTTCTCAGAAAAATTCGATTCTTTGCCACCTTGCTTCGGCAGGGCGCATCGACGCGTGTTCAACTAACGATGAGGTTCAATGAA
This genomic stretch from Rhizobium sp. CB3090 harbors:
- a CDS encoding DUF4417 domain-containing protein encodes the protein MKNPVQYVDQLREILGFDLANIPRVTGSYRTIEHDVVQLIYHRTGRDRPVSGSAFALRFHDVVDFARGEVRFRTRDHLCQAFKIDPSADLILSGVDHDERIEPWWTLQDRRSNVLRQLRDLDIQLVTAPNFSLVLDKPRTDDLHAMKRIAIVWSEFEKHGIACALHVNSRTLKDFERWADFVRSRSEVGIIAYEFITGAGKKARRKFHIDGLRKIAQTADRPLDIIVRGDPDVIAHLQPDFRKVIYIDTMAYMKTIKRQRAKRSGNTKLEWVATQTKIPSEVDDMLRHNLSEQNLFLRGRFYDHDMASV